Proteins from a genomic interval of Oncorhynchus kisutch isolate 150728-3 unplaced genomic scaffold, Okis_V2 scaffold2678, whole genome shotgun sequence:
- the LOC116370631 gene encoding arg8-vasotocin receptor-like, translating into MSLQLNYSGNGSSEREDAGGIDETGEHDFALIKAGVLGLIFVLATCGNLCLLHALWRKRKMNTKTQLFLLHLCFADLVVAFFQVLPQLCMEITHRFRGSDFVCRSVKYLQVVGMFASTYMIVAMTIDRYHAVCKPMVSFLKGSFKRYVAIGAAWLISLAFSTPQLFIFSLQELEDNLYDCWATFIEPWGSKIYISWITLSVFVLPVIILLYCQIKICTGIYFNMKRKALQASTSDRRTGTKGVSSAMLKTVKMTFVIIMVYSICWSPFFVVQLWSAWSPSTAPTNGPLFVIIMLLASLNSCTNPWIYLYYS; encoded by the coding sequence ATGAGTTTACAACTCAATTATAGTGGCAATGGCAGTTCGGAGCGGGAGGACGCGGGAGGAATTGATGAAACAGGTGAACACGACTTTGCGCTTATAAAAGCTGGGGTTTTGGGATTGATTTTTGTCTTAGCCACATGTGGGAATTTGTGCCTTCTGCATGCACTTTGGAGGAAGCGCAAGATGAATACAAAGACCCAACTGTTCCTTCTGCACCTGTGTTTTGCGGACCTAGTGGTCGCTTTCTTCCAAGTCCTACCGCAGCTCTGCATGGAGATTACGCACCGGTTCCGGGGCTCAGATTTCGTCTGTAGGTCGGTGAAATATCTTCAGGTGGTTGGGATGTTCGCCTCCACATACATGATAGTGGCCATGACCATAGATCGGTACCATGCGGTCTGCAAACCCATGGTGTCGTTCTTGAAGGGTTCTTTTAAGAGGTACGTCGCCATAGGCGCAGCGTGGCTGATCTCTCTGGCTTTCAGCACTCCGCAACTCTTCATCTTCTCTCTCCAAGAACTAGAGGACAACCTGTATGATTGTTGGGCGACATTTATCGAACCTTGGGGTTCTAAGATATACATCAGCTGGATTACTTTATCAGTGTTTGTTCTCCCGGTTATCATCTTGCTGTACTGCCAGATTAAAATATGCACGGGGATATACTTTAACATGAAGAGAAAGGCGCTCCAGGCTTCCACGAGCGACAGGCGCACGGGCACCAAAGGGGTCTCGAGCGCGATGTTGAAGACGGTCAAAATGACATTCGTCATCATTATGGTCTACTCGATATGCTGGAGCCCCTTCTTTGTGGTCCAGTTGTGGTCTGCATGGAGTCCCAGTACAGCGCCCACAAATG